One window of the Rhipicephalus microplus isolate Deutch F79 chromosome 2, USDA_Rmic, whole genome shotgun sequence genome contains the following:
- the LOC119170335 gene encoding eclosion hormone, whose amino-acid sequence MAWKPQLNLACVTLAVAHLVAARISTRLPEATMICIENCGQCKIMYGEYFNGRECAEECVSTVGYIQPDCDIADTIVKYLRRKP is encoded by the exons ATGGCGTGGAAGCCGCAGCTGAATTTGGCTTGCGTGACCCTCGCGGTTGCACACCTGGTGGCGGCACGTATCAGCACGCGCCTTCCAGAGGCTACAATGATATGCATCGA GAACTGCGGCCAGTGCAAAATAATGTACGGCGAGTACTTCAATGGCCGCGAGTGTGCCGAGGAGTGCGTAAGCACCGTGGGCTACATCCAGCCGGACTGCGACATTGCTGACACCATAGTGAAGTACCTACGCCGGAAGCCATGA